Proteins encoded by one window of Candidatus Obscuribacter sp.:
- a CDS encoding serine/threonine protein kinase: MQSDDRQNDSTLGPDQLETWSTMHALVLDSTKMSEQRQTASIALGRGSTKTYSTGDIIDGTYRLLWLLGTGGMGVVFHCQHIVLGKEYALKILAADSITLDSWNRFQSEAKALARLHHPGVVSIHNMGIDNQQCPYYVMDLLSGQSLAQIIEQKHRLPVDQAVKIFIQLADALDAAHQQDIIHRDIKPSNVMVYQESGKERVKIVDFGIARLNTGRHNYILKTEVESQNQTMAGAVFGTPYYMSPEQGAGQPLDHRSDIYSLGCALFESLTGIPPLCGSTAMETIMMHQTEEAPLISSVYPDGKFSKSIEAAIAKMLCKNPDQRYQNMKQVNHDLTRILEGKAVIQTVIKADAKPRGQSTASQASPKSKQNRIQDSSLALIVAIFVFGTVALACGIWLATTLATNNVASEANKKALQAKLQKDDTRFLSHSPSSTQLIKQAMQEQSGFVTLTKDQDHLPIKRFDFPYYIGYIRANDNALQKAVNTINVPASAKIYLYLHGECANLPDLCDRFGKDNIQGLELISTQPERVINQVKDWNQLEHLSFFHTARGLRGDLSSPLSVKHLAMIDKLTALHSLGVSGVPPASALDYDPEEFGLPLKGSDIANMRLLSKLSALYIKDVPMIQPLLSSMPQHSNIKELTLVELDITDRDLKLLETSKGLQTLRIFRCPKLTKEAALTLCQIKGLKHFYTDEIWPLSTQNIFKGHKIDFNYEHYDFGREALFGPRRGPFKQDSLEFPRAPNLHYDRKKHAKQIKDALF; the protein is encoded by the coding sequence ATGCAGAGCGACGACCGACAAAATGATTCGACATTGGGTCCAGATCAACTAGAGACCTGGAGCACAATGCATGCGCTCGTACTGGATTCGACAAAGATGTCGGAACAGAGACAGACAGCCTCAATCGCTCTGGGCCGGGGCAGCACCAAGACCTATTCAACCGGCGATATCATCGACGGTACGTATCGACTACTCTGGCTATTGGGCACAGGTGGCATGGGTGTCGTTTTTCACTGCCAGCATATAGTGCTGGGCAAAGAATATGCCTTAAAAATACTGGCGGCTGACTCAATCACACTCGATAGCTGGAATAGATTTCAGTCAGAAGCAAAAGCACTGGCCAGGCTGCACCACCCTGGTGTAGTGAGCATCCACAACATGGGCATAGACAATCAGCAATGTCCCTATTACGTCATGGATTTGCTCTCTGGTCAATCATTGGCTCAAATAATTGAGCAAAAGCATCGCTTACCGGTGGATCAGGCTGTCAAAATTTTTATCCAGCTAGCGGACGCTCTGGATGCCGCACACCAACAGGATATCATCCACCGTGACATCAAACCATCAAACGTCATGGTCTACCAGGAGAGCGGCAAAGAAAGAGTCAAAATAGTCGACTTTGGTATTGCCAGACTCAATACCGGCCGTCACAACTATATTTTAAAAACCGAGGTAGAAAGCCAGAATCAAACGATGGCTGGAGCCGTATTTGGCACACCATACTATATGAGTCCCGAACAAGGCGCTGGACAGCCGCTAGATCACCGCTCCGACATCTATTCACTTGGTTGCGCTCTATTTGAGTCTCTCACTGGGATTCCACCACTATGTGGCAGCACTGCCATGGAGACCATCATGATGCACCAGACTGAAGAAGCGCCGCTCATCAGCAGTGTCTATCCCGATGGCAAATTCTCAAAATCTATCGAAGCTGCCATAGCCAAAATGCTCTGCAAAAATCCAGATCAGCGTTATCAAAACATGAAACAGGTGAACCATGATCTCACTCGCATACTGGAAGGCAAAGCTGTTATACAGACAGTGATAAAGGCTGATGCTAAACCGAGAGGGCAAAGCACCGCCAGCCAAGCATCACCAAAGAGCAAACAAAACAGGATTCAAGACAGTTCACTGGCATTGATTGTGGCGATTTTTGTTTTTGGCACAGTGGCACTGGCTTGTGGTATCTGGTTGGCGACGACTCTAGCTACAAACAATGTCGCAAGTGAAGCCAACAAAAAAGCGCTGCAAGCAAAACTACAAAAAGATGATACGCGCTTTCTCAGTCACAGCCCCTCTTCCACCCAACTAATCAAGCAAGCGATGCAAGAGCAATCTGGTTTTGTCACTCTCACCAAAGATCAAGATCACCTTCCCATCAAACGATTCGACTTCCCCTACTATATCGGCTACATCCGAGCCAACGACAATGCGCTGCAAAAGGCAGTAAACACAATTAATGTACCAGCGTCAGCCAAGATATACCTCTACCTGCACGGTGAGTGCGCCAACCTACCAGATCTCTGCGATCGATTTGGTAAAGACAATATCCAGGGATTGGAGCTTATCAGCACACAGCCAGAGCGCGTTATCAACCAGGTTAAAGACTGGAACCAACTAGAGCATCTCTCATTTTTTCATACGGCAAGAGGTCTGCGCGGCGATCTTAGCTCGCCGCTATCGGTAAAACACTTAGCAATGATAGACAAGCTTACGGCATTACATTCACTGGGAGTCTCGGGAGTGCCACCAGCCAGCGCACTCGACTATGACCCGGAAGAGTTTGGCTTGCCTCTAAAAGGCTCCGACATCGCCAATATGCGGCTACTCTCTAAACTCAGCGCGCTCTATATCAAGGATGTACCGATGATACAACCGCTCCTCTCCAGCATGCCCCAACACAGCAATATCAAAGAGCTGACATTGGTAGAGCTAGATATCACCGACAGAGATTTAAAGCTACTTGAGACCTCAAAAGGTCTACAAACATTGCGTATATTTCGCTGTCCCAAACTGACTAAAGAAGCTGCTCTTACTCTCTGCCAGATCAAAGGTCTGAAGCACTTTTACACAGACGAAATCTGGCCATTGTCCACACAAAACATATTTAAAGGCCACAAAATCGACTTTAATTATGAGCACTATGACTTTGGTAGAGAAGCGCTATTCGGCCCAAGACGGGGACCGTTTAAGCAGGACAGCCTGGAGTTTCCACGCGCACCAAACTTACACTATGATCGTAAAAAGCACGCCAAACAAATCAAGGATGCACTCTTCTAA